From Cydia splendana chromosome 12, ilCydSple1.2, whole genome shotgun sequence, a single genomic window includes:
- the LOC134795325 gene encoding protein embryonic gonad-like, with the protein MNQQCKVCGEPAAGFHFGAFTCEGCKSFFGRTYNNLSSISECKNNGECVINKKNRTSCKACRLRKCLLVGMSKSGSRYGRRSNWFKIHCLLQEQQQQHIQHMQTNKSPPTFNSSINTSFPPINLLPAAALAEYYKSSEKSQFTEDVTRQSISPSDSGASSADPEDDNSSRSTSGLSIFRPASSPSSEKDVRLHAVRSQTKDVRKRKPSTLPPSPFGATPSFTRTGAYLQPVQNLRSLPTGIPTWQNCNGGDLILHSPAVAGVAIEQDQPIDLSIKSAVLYRSPKNDELSDSEPELSIDMSEDSAKDIMKNPLDLSLVPKRKEEVPLTG; encoded by the coding sequence TCGTTCTTCGGGCGGACGTACAACAACCTGTCTTCGATATCTGAATGCAAGAACAACGGAGAGTGCGTTATAAACAAGAAGAATCGGACGTCGTGCAAGGCCTGCCGGCTAAGAAAATGTCTGTTAGTAGGAATGTCAAAATCCGGATCTAGATACGGCCGGAGATCTAACTGGTTTAAAATCCACTGCTTACTACAAGAACAGCAGCAACAGCATATCCAGCATATGCAAACGAATAAATCGCCTCCAACCTTTAATTCTTCTATCAACACTTCCTTTCCTCCTATAAATCTTCTGCCAGCCGCAGCCTTAGCAGAGTATTACAAAAGCTCAGAGAAGAGCCAATTCACTGAAGACGTGACGCGGCAAAGCATATCACCGTCAGACTCTGGAGCGTCGTCAGCTGATCCCGAAGACGATAATAGCTCTCGAAGCACTAGCGGCCTAAGTATATTCAGACCTGCTTCCTCGCCATCCAGTGAAAAAGACGTCAGGCTACATGCTGTTAGGAGCCAAACAAAAGACGTCAGAAAACGGAAACCTTCTACGCTTCCACCGTCTCCTTTCGGGGCTACTCCTAGCTTTACCAGGACAGGAGCGTACCTACAACCCGTCCAAAATCTTCGATCGTTACCAACCGGTATTCCTACATGGCAGAACTGCAATGGTGGTGACCTGATCCTTCATTCTCCAGCAGTGGCCGGAGTGGCCATAGAACAAGACCAACCGATCGACCTGTCCATAAAGTCGGCTGTTCTATACCGTAGTCCAAAGAACGATGAGTTGAGCGATTCAGAACCGGAGTTGAGTATTGATATGAGTGAGGACAGTGCGAAAGATATTATGAAAAATCCATTAGACTTGTCTTTGGTACCGAAAAGAAAGGAAGAAGTGCCTTTAACTGgttaa